Below is a genomic region from Longimicrobiaceae bacterium.
CCCCCCCTCCTTCCGCCGCGACACCGCCCCAGCACCACCGGATGCTGCTTGCCCGGTCGCGAGACGCTATCCGGCCAGGGATGTTCAGACTGGTTCAGATGCCTCCACGTCCGCGCATCCGCAGAATCGAACACGACTCGCCCGACATATGACCGACTCCACTATGCAGCCGCAGGTCCCGCCGGGCATCGACAAGCTGCTGCGGCGCTTCTCCACGCTCACGCCGGACCTCACGCGCCAGGCGCTGGTGCAATACGCGAACAAGCTCCAGGCGCTACCGGAGCGCTTCCGCGGGCTGGACACGGAGCAGTACCGCGTGAACGAGTGCCAGACGCCGGTGGCCATCTACCCCGAGGTGGTGGACGGGCGCATGCAGTTCCACGCGGACGTGCCGCAGGGCGCGCCCACCATCCGCGCGCTGCTCGCCATGCTCTTCGACGCGCTCAACGGCCAGCCGCCCGAGACGGTGCTGGCGATCCCGCCGGACTTCGTTCGGCAGGTGATGGGGCGCATCGGCTTGGAGACGCGCGAGGTGGGGCTCAACGCCATGGTGGAGCGCCTGAAGCGCGCTGCCCGGCGGGCCGTGGAGGAGCGCGGGTCACCGGCCGCCTGATGCGTGGCTGCGCGGCGGTCCCGCCCTTGCGAAGCGTCCCACCGTCCGTTCTTTTACAGGCCGATTCGTCCGGAAGGGGCGCGGCCGCTGGCGCGCGCGAAGATCAGGCGGGGCCCGGCCATTCGCCGCGGCGCCGAACCAGGAGAAAGACCGAATGCGTGATACGTTTGCGGCCCGCCCCCGGGCGGCGGGCGCGCTCGTGCTGGCGCTGGTGCTGGCGGGCGGGTGCAGGCCGGTGAAGGAGGGCGGCTACGAAGCCGTGTCGCACCGCGAGCGCGACTTCACCCAGTTCCAGGCCACCAACCCGGACCCGCCTCCGTTCGTGCCCGGCATGGGCGGCGCCGCCAAGCTGGTCGCCAAGAACCTGCCGGCCGGCGTGACCCAGGCCATGGTGGACCAGGGCCAGCAGATGTTCGGCACCGTGTGCGCCGCCTGCCACGGCCAGAACGGCGTGGGCACCGGCGCCGCGCCCGCCCTGAACGACAGCAAGTGGCTCTGGATCAGCGGGCAGTATCCGGAGATCGTAGCGCGGATCAAGGAGGGCGTACCCGCGCCCAAGGAGCACCCGGGGCCCATGCCCCCGCGCGGCGGCGGCAACTTCAGCGACGAGCAGGTCGGCCAGATCGCCGCGTACGTGTACGCACTCAGCCACCAGGGGGGAGCATGAGCCGCGACAGCGAGGAGGGCCTTCGCGTGCAGGGTACCGTGCGCGACCGCTACCGCGAGTGGCGCGAGCAGAACCCGGCGCCCGAGCCCGAGAGCGCGATGAGCTTCTCCGAGGGCCTTCCGCTCCCGGAGCTGAGCGAGGCGACGGGCCGCGTGGTGTTCACTGCCGTGGGCGCGCTCATCGGGCTCTTCCTGCTGGTGCTGGCGGGCACGGCGTTCGCCGCGGCCCGCAGCTGGGGCGAGATCGACCGGGGCGGCGCGTGGGTGGGATACGGCGCCTCGGCGCTCTTCCTCACCATCGCCGGGCTGGGCGGCATCGTGGCCAGCTACAACCACAACTACCGGGTGATGACCCGCGCGCCCGAGCATCACTAAGGCGCAAAGAGAGCGGATCACCTTTGCGGCACATTCTTTGTTGACAAAGTGGGCACCCGTCGTTATCATGGGGCTCAGCCCACAACATGCGATGACGCCTGGGTACGGCTTCCCCCGCCGCTCCGGGGGCACGTCCTCTTTCCTTTCATGGAGACTCCCCACATGACCCGCTTCAACTTCCGGTCGTTGAACGTCGTTGCAGGGATCCTGCTCACCGTGGGCGGCTGCGACACTGCGCGCATGCCCACGGCGTACGCCGTCTCGGACTACCAGGCGGTGCGGATGCCCTCTTCGGGTGCGCGGATGTCGGCGAGCGGGTCGGGGACGGCCAGCAAGGTGATCGGGCCGGAGGGCGGCAAGCTGAACGTGGGGCAGTACGTGCTCACCTTCCCGGCGGGCGCCCTGTCGCAGCCCACCGAGATCGGCATGCAGTCGGTGGCCGGCTACGCGGGTGTGGACGTCAGCCCCCACGGCCTGACTTTCCCGGCCGGGCACGAGCCGGAGCTGTCGCTGAGCTACAAGGGCGCCGACCTGCTGGGCATTCACGTGCTGGCCGTGGGCTACGTGGGGGAGGACGGCAACCTCGACGAGGTGCTTCCCTCGTTGGTGGACCTGCGCGACCGCTCGGTGAGCGCCGATCTGCATCACTTCTCGCGATACCTGACGGTCGGTCACTGAACGAACCAGCCCCGACCCTCCGCCAGAGCAAAGGGCCCCGCCGCGGCGGCGGCCCTTTTCGCATTCCCGCCGGGCAGTGCATCCGTAACACCCACCGATGAACGATTCCCTCCGCTCGCTCCTGGAGCGTGCCCATGCCGAGGAGCACGCGGGGCTCTGGCCCGCGGCCGCGGCCACGTACGAGGCTGCGTACGCCGAGGCCGCGCACGGGCGTGACGCCCGGGGCGTGCTCGAGGTGGTCACGCGTGCCGGCCACTGCCACCGCCAGGCGGGCGACTCCGACCTGGCGGAGACGCTGCTGGGCTTGAGCCTCACGCTGGCCGAGCTGCAGGGGGAGGACGGGCTGGCGGCGCGCGCCCTGAACGGCCTGGCAATCCTGCGGCACAACGTGGGCGACGTGGAGGGCGCCGAGGCGCTGTACCTGGCCGCGCGCGACCACGCGCTGGCCGCCGGGAACGAGGTCTCGGTGGGCGAGACCGAGCAGAACCTGGGAATCCTGGCGAACATCCGCGGCCGGCTGGACGAGGCGCTGGCGTACTACGAATCCGGCCTGGAGCACCTGCGCAAGGCGGGCACCCCCCGCGCCTGCGCCAGCGTGCTCAACAACATGGCCATGCTGCACCTGGACCTGCGCCACCTGGAGCAGGCCGACGCCCTTTTCGAGGAGGCGATGCAGATCTGCGCGGCGGCGGGCGACGTGGTGACGGTGGGCGTGATCCACATCAACCGCGCGGAGCTGTTCCTGGCGCGCGGCGAGCCGGACCGGGCACGCGAGAGCTGCGACCAGGGCTTCGAGATCTTCTCGCGCGTGAACGACGAACTGTCGATGGGCGAGGCGCTCAAGTTCTACGGCATCATCTACCGCACCACCGGCAAGCTGCACCTGGCCGACCGCCACCTGCGCCAGGCGATCGAGACGGCCGCGGGCAAGGACCCACTGCTGGAGGCCGAGGCGCAGCGGGAGCTCGCCCTGGTGCTGCGCATGCAGGGCCGCAACCGCGAGGCGATGGAGGCGCTGAACCGCGCCCACCTGCTCTTCCGCACGCTGCACGCGGAGCCGGACCACGCCGAGGTGGGCGAGCGCATCGGGCAGCTGGAGAACGACTTCCTGTCGCTGGTGAGCGCGTGGGGCGAGTCGATCGAGGCCAAGGACATGTACACGAGCGGCCACTGCGCGCGCGTGGCCGACTACGCGTGCCGCCTGGCGCAGGAGGCGGGGATGCCCCCGCGCGAGCTCGTGTGGTTCCGCATGGGCGCCTTCCTGCACGACCTGGGGAAGACCGAGGTGCCCGAGGCGATCCTGAACAAGCCGGGCCGCCTGAGCGACGAGGAGCGCCGCATCATGGAGCGGCACCCGGTTGCGGGCGACGAGATGCTGGCCTCCGTGGAGTTTCCGTGGGACGTGCGCCCCATGGTGCGCTGGCACCACGAGCGCTGGGACGGCATGGGCTATCCCGATGGGCTGGCGGGAGATACGGTCCCGCTGCCTGCCCGCATCCTGCGCATTGCGGACGTGTTCGACGCGCTCACCAGCACGCGCAGCTACCGCCGCCCGCTCACGCCCGCCGAGGCGATGCAAATGATGGAGGACGACGTAGGCTCGTTCGACCCCGCGCTATTCGAGCTCTTCCGTACCCTCGTGCCCGAGCTTTCGGAGATTGCGCTGCGCGCGCACCGCACCCCCGAGGAGCCAGCTTCCGCATAGTCAGCCCGGCATCGGCGGGTAAGGTCGCGGCGGATGACATGTGCGTAAGAGCAGATTTTCCAGGTAGATCAAGGAAAAGAAAGAAGGCCCGCCGGTTGCCGGCGGGCCTTCTGCTATTCCGCCGATCAGGGGGCGTTGGAGCGGTTGCGCGCTCTTTGCGCCGGCAATGGCAGGAAAGCCGCGTGTTTAGACATTGCGGCACCGCCGCAACAGTTGTTGTCCGAAAACGGTAGTTGAAGGTTCCGGGGAGATTCGGCGGTTCTCTCACGGGTGGCGCAGGATGAGCGGAGGGTGCACCATGTTGAGGCAACGGTTTGGGTGCATCGTTCCAGGTTGGCAGACGGACATCCAACGTCGGCGTCCTACAGGTGGGGAGCGATCGGGGTGGGTAGGAGGATGCGGAGTGATATGATTGCCATTCGTCGTACCCGGAAAGCGATGTACGGCCGGAGACTCGCGCGGCGTGGTGCGTCGGGGTGCGAGGATGGCGCGAGGCTCACGCCGGGGCGGGGAGACCCCGGGCGGAGGCCAACAGCAGTACCGTTGCCGGAGGAGGAGGCTCCCCGACCCCGCGGAGGAGACGGGCGGCCAGGCAGTATCGGCCGGCGGGCTCCGGAGCGGCCCGCCGCGACGATGCCTGCCGTCCGCCGATCGGCCCGTCTCGGAATCAGATCGAGATCACGCTGCGGCGGCGACCTCGACCTCGATGCCGCGGGTGCGGAGGAGGAGCGCGACGGCTTCGCCGACCTTGTTGTTGGGCGTGGACGCGCCGGCGGTGAGGCCGACCGTGACCGGCCCTCGCGGCAGCCAGTCCTCGGCCTCCACCTCGGGGGCGTCGAAGGGCGTGCCGTTGGGCTTGAAGCGGATGGTGCCCCGCTCTGGGTCGATGCAGCCCGCGTCCGCCACGTGGTACGTGACGGTGTGGCGAGCGCAGAGCACGGCCAGGTGGTTGGTGTTCGACGAGTTGTAGCCGCCGATCACGAGCATGACGTCCGGCGGGCCGGCGGGGCCGGAGACGAGCTTGGTCACCGCGTCCTGCCGCTCCTGCGTGGCGGAGCAGATGGTGTCGAACGAGCGGAAGTGCGCGTCCAGGCTGAAGCCCGGTTCTCCGCCGTGCCGCCGGGCGAGCGAGCGCCCCACCTCGGCCGCGATCTCCAGCGAGTCGCCGGAGAGCATCGTGGTCTGGTTGGCGACGCCGATGCGCTCCAGGTGCAGGTCCGGGTCGAAGCCGGGCGACGACTTGGGGGCGAAGTGCGCGAGGAATGCCTCGCGCGTCATCGCGCCGGGTACACGTTCGACGTAGTCCATCACCAGGCGCGCCTCGGCCATGTCGCGGACGATCACGAACTGTCCGCCGGGGTGCTTGAACGCCTGGCTGGCGGTGGCGCGCGTCTCCTCGTGGTAGTACTTGCCGTGGATGAGCGCGGTGAACCCGTCGCGCGCGTACTGCTCCACGCGCTTCCACACGTTGAGCACGCTGCCGCACGTGGTGTCCACCAGCACGCAGCCGACCTCCTGGAGCCGCGCGAAGTCCCCCAGCGTGGCGCCGAACGCGGGCAGGATGACCACGTCTTCCGGCGTGAGCCCCGCGAAATCGAACTCGCCCCTCTGCGCGTCGGCTTCGAGGAAGACGATGCCCATGTCGGTGAGGCGGCGGTTCACGTGCGGGTTGTGGATGATCTCGCCGAGCAGGAAGATGCGTCGCTCGGGGAACTGGAGACGCGTCTCGTACGCGTAGTCCACGGCGCGGTCCACGCCGTAGCAGAAGCCGAACTCCTCGGCCAGGCGCACCGTGACGGCCTGGTCGCCCTCGCCGAAGCGGTCCTCGTACCCGCGCGCGCGGATGCGCTCCACCAGCGCGCTGTGGTACTCGGAACGGATCAGCGGCTCGATCTCCTTGCGGAGGCCGAAGCCGCGGCGGAAGTACGTCTGCTCCATCGTCTTGTGCGGTCTCGTGCAGGGGTCGCGCGGGCATGGCGCCCGCTTCGGTGAACGCTAACGGAAGGCCGGGGGCGCCGCAACCGTGAGGGTGGGCGGCAAGCGGCGGCGCGCCTCGCATCTCACGCGTGCGGGGAATAGTTTTTGCCCCCTCCACGCGTTCGCGCGCCGGGCCGCCGGCCACGCGGCGCGCAACCCTACCGTGAAGGAGCCGTTCGTGAGAGCTGGGAAGGGGAAGCCGCTGGGCGGGGCGCCCAAGAAGAAGCGGCTGGTGCCGCAGAGCCCGGACCGCAGGCCGCGCCCGCCGCAGCACCGCGGCAGCCTGATCGCCCTGGCGGTGATCGGGCTGCTGGTGCTGGGCGGCATCGGCGGCTTCGCGTGGCAGATGGACCGCCAGCTACGCGGCGGCATCCTGCGCCAGCGCGACGAGGCGCGCCGCCGGCCGGACTGGGTGAAGCTGGAGGCGCTGCCGGCGTACGTCCCCGCCGCCTTCCGATCGGTGGTGGACACCACGTCGTTCCGCGACGACGCCACGGCGCGCGCGCCGCAGGGCGAGGCGCAACTCACGGGCGACCTGCTGCGGCAGATCCACGAGCTGGACGGCAGCCTGGGCGGCGAGGCGAGGGAGCTGGCGATGTCGCCGCTGCTGGAGGAGCAGTCTTCGCGGAAGGACCTGCTGGAGCTGTACCTGAACCGCATCTACCTGGGCCGCGCGGGCAACTGGCCGCTGTTCGGCGTCTACCATGCTTCGCGGGAGTATTTCGGCAAGGCGCCGCAGCAGCTCACGGTGAGCGAGGCGGCGACGCTGGCAGGCATCCTCCTTCCCCCGCGGCTCACCGACCCGCAGAACCAGCCCGGCGCCGTGGGCCCGCGCCGCAACGAGGTGCTGCGCAGCATGCTGGAGTCCGGCGCCATCGACCAGGCCGCCTACCGCGCCGCCATCGCCGAGCCGCTGGGCTTCCAGCCGGGCATCGACTACGCGCCCATGACGAGGCCGCTGGACTGGAAGAAGCCGCCCGAGGTCATCCGCCTGGCGCCCGCTTCGCCCGCTCCCGGCGCGGATTCCGCGAAGACGAGTCCCGCGGGGCAGTAGCCGAATCTCCGCGCGCCGCGGCCGAGTCCGCTCTCGCCGTATCCGCCGGCTGGGGCGCCTCGGTGGGGCGGGAGAGGTGGAGCTGCACGAGGTGCCACTCGCCGCGGTCGCGGGCGAACACGCCGCTCATGCGCAGCCGGTCGGCGCGCGTGATGGGCTGGTCGGCCGGGATCAGCTCCAGGTGCGTGGCGAACCACCCCTGCCCCTCGCGCAGGTTCACGCGAACCTGCAGGTCCGGCGTGCGCGCCAGCACCGGGCCCTCCGTCCGCGTCTCCTCCAGCGCCTTCTCCAGCCCCGCGCCGCCGCTCAGCGCCGCCTCGTCGTCGCCCATCGGCCCGATCACGTTCGCTTCGGCCGCGGGCGAGAGCGCGGCAGCGGCGGCGGCGCGGTTGCCGCGGCCCAGCGCCTGGCGGAAGGCCACCACGCGCGTGCGGATCTCGCCCTCGGCCTGCTCCTGCTCGGTCGCCGCGGGGGTGCGGTGCTGGTAGAAGCCCGGCGCGGTCCGCTCGACCTTGCAGGCCGAGAGGAGGAGCAGGGCTCCGGCGGCGAGTGGGTGGTACCGGCGCACGGTTTCCTTGGGTTCGTGGGGCGCGGGGATGCTGCCGACAATGTGAGGCGCGTGCGTGCTGTGTCAAGGAGCGCCGCGCGTTTCCGCGTTCCCTTGACGCAACGCCGGGGCCGTGCCATCGTCTAGCCGTATCCCTTGCACGCACATGAGGTTCGATGATCTGGTTCGGCAAGAGCTTCCGCGAGGCGCTGTCGCTGCCGCCGGCGCCCCTCCCCGCGGGCGACGAGAACGTGCGCATGGAGCACGCGCTGATCCGCGTGGCCCAGCGCGCCCCGCACCTGGGCGGCGACGCCCTGGTGGACGCGCTGGCGCAGACGGGTTTCGTGGACCGCGACACCGCCGCGCGCCTGCTGCCCACCTTCCGCCACTTCGACCCGGACCGCTGCTTCGCCGAGGCGCTGCGGAGCCTCGCGTTCCGCGGCCCGGCGCAGGCCGGCGAGTTCCGCGCCCGCATCCAGCGCGTGGTGGCGGACCTCACGGGAGACGCTCGCCTGGGCGAGGTGGGCCCGGAAGAGGCGGTCCGCTTCGCGCACGACGGGCGCGAGGGCATCGTCCTGGCCTACCCGCAGGTGGGCTTCACCGTGGGCGGCGCGGCGATGCAGGCCGTGGAGGCGGCGGTGGACGAGATGCCCGACGCGCTGGTGATCGTCGCCAAGAACTTCCAGGAAGGCACCGCGCCGCAGCTCCAGTCGCTGCTGGCGCGCACCGAGGTCCCCGGCACGCTGGTCACGGTGAACCTGCTGCTGGGGATGCGCGCGGTCACCCTGCGCTACCAGCCGTCGCCGCACCGCGTGGTCGACCTGCTCGGCGCCGGCCGCCCGCTCCGCTCGCGCGACATCGCGCTGCTCGGCAACAAGGCGTAGCCGCAGGACAGTCTCCGCATCGGCCGGCCAGCTACGGGTAGATGGACGGCCGTTGCCGTATCGGTAGATGCTCGGCGGCGGTGGCCTCCACGCATCCGCATCTTCCGAAACGCGTTCGGCAGATGCGAAGCGATACGACGGCCTCTCGCATCCCCATCTTCCGAACGGCGGTGGATCAGGAGATGTGAGGCGGGCGATGCTGTCCCCGCGACGCCGATCCGCCGATCACCTCAAGCATCTCGGCGGATGCGCATCTTCCGCATGCGTTTCCGATGGGACACTGCCGACGCGCGGTGTGCGCCGAAGCCCGCGGTGATGCGCAGCCTTCCGTTTGATCGATCCACATCCACCGACGACTCCGATGGAATCTTCCGGCAGCACGACGCGGCGCGAGTTCGCGAAGTCCGTGGCGATGGCAGCGGTGGCGGTGCCCGTGCTCGCCAGCGTGGAAGCGTGCACGCCCGCGACGACGGGCGCCGCCGTGGCGGCCGCTTCCGCCGCGCCGCCGCCGCGGGCGGACGAGAGCGCCATCGACCCCGTGGCCGTCGCGCTGGCGAACGTGGTGCGCGCCAAGGCCGGCTCACGCCTCACGGCCGGGCAGCTGGTGGAGGTGCGGAAAGGCATCGAAGGCAACCTCCAGGCGGCGCACGCGCTCCGGAACTTCGACCTGCCCACGGCGACGGAGCCGGCGTTCGCCTTCCGCGCGTACCGCGGGGGTGAACGGTGATCCCCGTCGAGACGCTCTTCCTGCCCGTGAGCGAGCTCGCCGAGCGCGTGCGGACGCGGCAGATCGACCCGGTGGACCTGGCGGAGGCGTACCTGGCGCGGCTGGAGAGCATCGGCCCGCGGCTGAACGCCGTCGTCACCGTCACGCGCGAGCGGGCCCTGCGCGAGGCACGTGCCGCGCGCGGCGAGATCGCCGCCGGCCGCTACCGCGGGCCGCTGCACGGCATCCCGTACGGCGTGAAGGACCTGATCGCCGCCGTGGGCTACCCCACGACCTGGGGTGCGCAGCCGTACCGCGAGCAGAGGTTCGATGAGGACGCCACGGTGGTGCGGAAGCTGGGCGAGGCTGGCGCGGTGCTGGTCGCCAAGCTCGCCTCGGTGGAGCTTGCGGGGGGGATGGGCTACGAGCAGGCGAACGCGTCGTTCACCGGGCCGGGGCTCACACCGTGGAACACCGCGTTCTGGAGCGGCGGCTCGTCCAGCGGCCCCGGCGCCGCGGTGGCAGCGGGCCTCGTCCCGTTCGCGCTGGGGACGGAGACGTGGGGCTCCATCGTCACGCCCGCCGCGTTCTGCGGCGTCACGGGGCTGCGGCCCACGTACGGCCGAGTAAGCCGCCACGGCGCTATGGCGCTCTCGTGGTCGATGGACAAGCTGGGCCCGCTCGCGCGCTCCGCCGACGACGCGGGGCTCGTCCTCTCCGTGATCGCCGGGCGCGACCCGCTGGACGATGCCTCGGCGGACCGCCCGTTCGTGCATCATCCGTCCGCCGGCGCCGGACGTCGGCCCCGCATCGGCATCCTCAAGGGCCTGGCGGAAGGGTCGCAGGCGGAGGTGGCGCGGAACTTCGCCGCGTCCATCGAGGCGCTGAGCGACGGGGCGGAGATCGTGCGGGACGTGACGCTGCCGAAGTTCCCGTACGGCGCCGCGGCGGGCGTGATCATCGACGCCGAGGCGGCCAGCATCTTCGAGGAGCTGGTGGACACCGGCCGCGTGCACGAGCTGACGGCGCCCGAGGACCGCATCGGCGGCTACCCCGGCCAGGTGGTCTTCGCCAAGGACTACCTGCGCGCAATGCGCATCCGCGTCCCCGCCGCCGCTGCGATGGACAAGCTGTTCGCGGACGGTGGATTCGATGCGCTCGCGCATCCCACGCGCGCGACGGTGTCGTATCCCATCGGCCGGAAGTTCAGCGAGGCGTACCCGGACGTGAAGGGCGGCGGCGAGCCCATCAGCGGCGCGGCGAACCTTCTGGGGCTGCCGTCCATCGCCGTGCCCAACGGCTTCGGCGCGAACGGCCTGCCCACCTCGCTCTCCCTCACCGGCCGCGCGTGGGACGAGGAAAAGCTCATCGCCCTCGCCCGCACGTACCAGCAGAAGACCGATTGGCACCGCCGCCGCCCGCCGGTAAGCTGACGGGCTGGCACTCCGGTCGCGCCCCACTCCACGCGGAGGATGTGGCGACAACCATCGAGCCGCCGTGCATCATCCGTCATCGGCCCTCCGTGTCCCCCGCGTGACGGAGCTTGTCCGCAGCGGAGGACACAGGGGGCCCTTCCGACGGATCGTACGGATGGCTAAGAAGATGATGCCAAACGAGATGAACGGCGGCCCCGGAAGCGGTCCGGCGAATGCGCAACTTCCCGGCGTCTGAACGCAGTGCAGGTCCGCCGCAGCAACCCTTTCCGTTCGGAGACAAACCCATGAAGACGTCCCTTCGCGCCTCCCGGCGCGCGGTCCTGGCCCTGGCGGCGCTCACCCTGGGCGCCGCGGGCTGCGCCAAGCAGGTGACCCGCATCTCCCCGTCGCAGGCCGTGGACCTCTCCGGCCGCTGGAACGACGTGGACAGCCGCATCGTGGCCGACTCCATCATCCGCCAGAGCTTCGAGTCGCAGTACGGGCCCAGCTGGGCGGCGCGGTACGCCCAGGCGCACGCGGGCCGGCAGCCCACCGTGATCGTGGGCACCATCCGCAACCGCAGCATGGAGCACATTCCCGTGGGCACGTTCGTGCGCGAGCTGGAGCGCGCGTACCTGAACAGCGGGCAGGTGCAGGTGGTGGCGAGCGCCGAGGAGCGCGAGGAGGTGCGCGACGAGCGCGCGGACCAGCAGGACAACGCGGCCGCCGACACGCGCGCCGCCATGGGCCGCGAGCACGGGGCCAACTACATGCTGCAGGGCGAC
It encodes:
- a CDS encoding 4-hydroxy-3-methylbut-2-enyl diphosphate reductase translates to MEQTYFRRGFGLRKEIEPLIRSEYHSALVERIRARGYEDRFGEGDQAVTVRLAEEFGFCYGVDRAVDYAYETRLQFPERRIFLLGEIIHNPHVNRRLTDMGIVFLEADAQRGEFDFAGLTPEDVVILPAFGATLGDFARLQEVGCVLVDTTCGSVLNVWKRVEQYARDGFTALIHGKYYHEETRATASQAFKHPGGQFVIVRDMAEARLVMDYVERVPGAMTREAFLAHFAPKSSPGFDPDLHLERIGVANQTTMLSGDSLEIAAEVGRSLARRHGGEPGFSLDAHFRSFDTICSATQERQDAVTKLVSGPAGPPDVMLVIGGYNSSNTNHLAVLCARHTVTYHVADAGCIDPERGTIRFKPNGTPFDAPEVEAEDWLPRGPVTVGLTAGASTPNNKVGEAVALLLRTRGIEVEVAAAA
- a CDS encoding HD domain-containing phosphohydrolase, which encodes MNDSLRSLLERAHAEEHAGLWPAAAATYEAAYAEAAHGRDARGVLEVVTRAGHCHRQAGDSDLAETLLGLSLTLAELQGEDGLAARALNGLAILRHNVGDVEGAEALYLAARDHALAAGNEVSVGETEQNLGILANIRGRLDEALAYYESGLEHLRKAGTPRACASVLNNMAMLHLDLRHLEQADALFEEAMQICAAAGDVVTVGVIHINRAELFLARGEPDRARESCDQGFEIFSRVNDELSMGEALKFYGIIYRTTGKLHLADRHLRQAIETAAGKDPLLEAEAQRELALVLRMQGRNREAMEALNRAHLLFRTLHAEPDHAEVGERIGQLENDFLSLVSAWGESIEAKDMYTSGHCARVADYACRLAQEAGMPPRELVWFRMGAFLHDLGKTEVPEAILNKPGRLSDEERRIMERHPVAGDEMLASVEFPWDVRPMVRWHHERWDGMGYPDGLAGDTVPLPARILRIADVFDALTSTRSYRRPLTPAEAMQMMEDDVGSFDPALFELFRTLVPELSEIALRAHRTPEEPASA
- a CDS encoding transglycosylase domain-containing protein, encoding MRAGKGKPLGGAPKKKRLVPQSPDRRPRPPQHRGSLIALAVIGLLVLGGIGGFAWQMDRQLRGGILRQRDEARRRPDWVKLEALPAYVPAAFRSVVDTTSFRDDATARAPQGEAQLTGDLLRQIHELDGSLGGEARELAMSPLLEEQSSRKDLLELYLNRIYLGRAGNWPLFGVYHASREYFGKAPQQLTVSEAATLAGILLPPRLTDPQNQPGAVGPRRNEVLRSMLESGAIDQAAYRAAIAEPLGFQPGIDYAPMTRPLDWKKPPEVIRLAPASPAPGADSAKTSPAGQ
- a CDS encoding amidase is translated as MIPVETLFLPVSELAERVRTRQIDPVDLAEAYLARLESIGPRLNAVVTVTRERALREARAARGEIAAGRYRGPLHGIPYGVKDLIAAVGYPTTWGAQPYREQRFDEDATVVRKLGEAGAVLVAKLASVELAGGMGYEQANASFTGPGLTPWNTAFWSGGSSSGPGAAVAAGLVPFALGTETWGSIVTPAAFCGVTGLRPTYGRVSRHGAMALSWSMDKLGPLARSADDAGLVLSVIAGRDPLDDASADRPFVHHPSAGAGRRPRIGILKGLAEGSQAEVARNFAASIEALSDGAEIVRDVTLPKFPYGAAAGVIIDAEAASIFEELVDTGRVHELTAPEDRIGGYPGQVVFAKDYLRAMRIRVPAAAAMDKLFADGGFDALAHPTRATVSYPIGRKFSEAYPDVKGGGEPISGAANLLGLPSIAVPNGFGANGLPTSLSLTGRAWDEEKLIALARTYQQKTDWHRRRPPVS
- a CDS encoding c-type cytochrome translates to MRDTFAARPRAAGALVLALVLAGGCRPVKEGGYEAVSHRERDFTQFQATNPDPPPFVPGMGGAAKLVAKNLPAGVTQAMVDQGQQMFGTVCAACHGQNGVGTGAAPALNDSKWLWISGQYPEIVARIKEGVPAPKEHPGPMPPRGGGNFSDEQVGQIAAYVYALSHQGGA
- a CDS encoding SufE family protein, encoding MTDSTMQPQVPPGIDKLLRRFSTLTPDLTRQALVQYANKLQALPERFRGLDTEQYRVNECQTPVAIYPEVVDGRMQFHADVPQGAPTIRALLAMLFDALNGQPPETVLAIPPDFVRQVMGRIGLETREVGLNAMVERLKRAARRAVEERGSPAA
- a CDS encoding penicillin-binding protein activator LpoB; protein product: MKTSLRASRRAVLALAALTLGAAGCAKQVTRISPSQAVDLSGRWNDVDSRIVADSIIRQSFESQYGPSWAARYAQAHAGRQPTVIVGTIRNRSMEHIPVGTFVRELERAYLNSGQVQVVASAEEREEVRDERADQQDNAAADTRAAMGREHGANYMLQGDINQITDREGRRSVVYYQVDMTLVDLQSNAKTWVGQQKIKKYVEQPRIRI
- a CDS encoding nuclear transport factor 2 family protein → MRRYHPLAAGALLLLSACKVERTAPGFYQHRTPAATEQEQAEGEIRTRVVAFRQALGRGNRAAAAAALSPAAEANVIGPMGDDEAALSGGAGLEKALEETRTEGPVLARTPDLQVRVNLREGQGWFATHLELIPADQPITRADRLRMSGVFARDRGEWHLVQLHLSRPTEAPQPADTARADSAAARGDSATAPRDSSSRNPRRERAKRAPGG